A single window of Nicotiana tomentosiformis chromosome 1, ASM39032v3, whole genome shotgun sequence DNA harbors:
- the LOC104113423 gene encoding calmodulin-binding protein 60 B isoform X1, with translation MIVIPHFLLSAFSLYFSELARTISSLVFVCSLLNSTLMVQKRNINRDSDDGSEFPARESKRQHPCSPLFTRLRSYSSPQELALRLEPSIRKWVREEIERTLQSTLRSSLNEEETTQSRAIHLHFDDILPSTLFTGSKVENVDNKPIKVVLYDTSSNQRITSGPISSVKVSVVVLNGEFNPNDREDWTEEEFNRKVVCEREGKRPLLTGDSIIQLRDGVGHLGDISFTDNSSWIKSRTFRLGLKLINRSGELRVREGVSKPFTVKDHRGEAYKKHYPPALGDEIWRLEKIGKDGASHKRLSQKGISCVKDFLRLYVMDPSLLREMLACGTSTWEKITEHANTCVLDNSEWYIYNDGESIILLFNCIYELVGAILDGQNCLSLDKLDAFQKRMVEDFKRRAYKNLNHLILLEDPSLIGQAVLASNLQIGFSHIPISSQQIMNYPVEQDQVELQSNSDHTTISPSLYTAQQDSPTAVSMPESFHGMQAFNSTLASSFLISDPCCSIYPGDYDWGSSGSIESLGMTDFLPPNNNYQLGTPALPGNGLFASSSIQPVSPDLGFHIARRGNPRAIWCTIRAVLKWKTLVKRKCLKMERLLHVDI, from the exons ATGATTGTGATTCCTCATTTTCTGCTATCTGCATTTTCCTTGTACTTTTCTGAATTAGCGCG GACTATTTCATCATTAGTTTTTGTATGTTCACTACTCAATTCAACTTTGATGGTACAAAAAAGGAATATCAATCGGGATAGTGATGACGGCTCTGAGTTTCCAGCTCGAGAATCTAAGCGCCAACATCCTTGTTCCCC GCTTTTTACAAGGTTAAGGAGTTATTCTTCTCCACAAGAACTTGCACTAAGGCTGGAGCCCTCAATCCGAAAATGG GTGCGTGAAGAGATTGAGAGAACACTTCAATCAACACTGAG ATCCTCACTTAATGAGGAGGAGACTACTCAATCCAGGGCTATTCATCTACATTTTGATGATATACTTCCTTCTACCCTTTTCACCGGTAGTAAAGTAGAAAATGTGGACAATAAGCCCATTAAAGTTGTCTTGTATGATACTAGTTCCAACCAGAGAATAACATCTGGACCCATATCTTCAGTAAAAGTTAGTGTGGTAGTGCTTAATGGGGAATTTAATCCCAATGATCGAGAAGACTGGACTGAGGAAGAGTTCAACAGAAAAGTTGTTTGTGAGAGAGAAGGAAAACGTCCATTATTGACAGGAGATTCAATTATTCAGCTAAGGGACGGTGTGGGACATCTGGGTGATATCAGCTTCACTGACAATTCAAGCTGGATAAAGAGCAGGACCTTCAGGTTGGGACTGAAATTGATTAACCGTTCTGGTGAACTGAGGGTCAGAGAAGGAGTTAGCAAGCCCTTTACTGTGAAAGATCATCGTGGGGAGG CTTACAAGAAGCATTACCCTCCCGCTTTGGGCGATGAAATATGGCGGTTGGAAAAGATTGGAAAAGATGGCGCATCTCACAAACGGTTGAGTCAGAAAGGAATATCCTGTGTGAAAGACTTCCTACGGCTGTATGTCATGGATCCATCTCTATTACGCGAG ATGCTAGCTTGTGGGACGTCCACATGGGAGAAAATAACTGAACATGCGAACACTTGTGTGTTAGACAACAGTGAGTGGTACATATACAATGATGGAGAAAGTATTATACTTCTGTTCAACTGCATCTACGAGCTTGTAGGAGCAATTCTTGATGGACAAAATTGCCTGTCCTTGGACAAACTAGATGCATTTCAGAAG CGGATGGTAGAAGACTTTAAGCGTCGTGCTTACAAAAATTTGAATCATCTCATTCTCCTTGAAGACCCCTCTCTGATAGGCCAAGCAGTCCTAGCATCAAATCTGCAAATTGGCTTTTCTCATATTCCTATTTCAAGCCAGCAGATTATGAACTACCCAGTTGAACAAG ATCAAGTGGAGTTACAGAGCAACTCTGATCATACCACAATTTCACCATCACTATACACAGCGCAACAAGATAGTCCAACTGCAGTTTCCATGCCTGAAAGCTTTCATGGAATGCAAGCATTTAATTCGACCTTGGCAAGCAGTTTCTTGATCAGTGATCCCTGCTGCAGTATCTACCCTGGTGACTACGACTGGGGTTCCAGTGGTTCAATTGAGTCACTGGGTATGACCGATTTTCTACCTCCCAACAACAATTATCAGCTTGGAACACCAGCATTGCCAGGGAACGGATTGTTCGCGAGTTCAAGCATTCAGCCAGTTTCTCCTGATTTAGGCTTTCACATTGCAAGACGTGGAAATCCCAGAGCAATATGGTGCACAATCCGTGCTGTCCTGAAATGGAAAACATTGGTTAAGCGAAAATGTTTGAAGATGGAAAGGCTTTTGCATGTAGATATCTGA
- the LOC104113423 gene encoding calmodulin-binding protein 60 B isoform X2 — protein MVQKRNINRDSDDGSEFPARESKRQHPCSPLFTRLRSYSSPQELALRLEPSIRKWVREEIERTLQSTLRSSLNEEETTQSRAIHLHFDDILPSTLFTGSKVENVDNKPIKVVLYDTSSNQRITSGPISSVKVSVVVLNGEFNPNDREDWTEEEFNRKVVCEREGKRPLLTGDSIIQLRDGVGHLGDISFTDNSSWIKSRTFRLGLKLINRSGELRVREGVSKPFTVKDHRGEAYKKHYPPALGDEIWRLEKIGKDGASHKRLSQKGISCVKDFLRLYVMDPSLLREMLACGTSTWEKITEHANTCVLDNSEWYIYNDGESIILLFNCIYELVGAILDGQNCLSLDKLDAFQKRMVEDFKRRAYKNLNHLILLEDPSLIGQAVLASNLQIGFSHIPISSQQIMNYPVEQDQVELQSNSDHTTISPSLYTAQQDSPTAVSMPESFHGMQAFNSTLASSFLISDPCCSIYPGDYDWGSSGSIESLGMTDFLPPNNNYQLGTPALPGNGLFASSSIQPVSPDLGFHIARRGNPRAIWCTIRAVLKWKTLVKRKCLKMERLLHVDI, from the exons ATGGTACAAAAAAGGAATATCAATCGGGATAGTGATGACGGCTCTGAGTTTCCAGCTCGAGAATCTAAGCGCCAACATCCTTGTTCCCC GCTTTTTACAAGGTTAAGGAGTTATTCTTCTCCACAAGAACTTGCACTAAGGCTGGAGCCCTCAATCCGAAAATGG GTGCGTGAAGAGATTGAGAGAACACTTCAATCAACACTGAG ATCCTCACTTAATGAGGAGGAGACTACTCAATCCAGGGCTATTCATCTACATTTTGATGATATACTTCCTTCTACCCTTTTCACCGGTAGTAAAGTAGAAAATGTGGACAATAAGCCCATTAAAGTTGTCTTGTATGATACTAGTTCCAACCAGAGAATAACATCTGGACCCATATCTTCAGTAAAAGTTAGTGTGGTAGTGCTTAATGGGGAATTTAATCCCAATGATCGAGAAGACTGGACTGAGGAAGAGTTCAACAGAAAAGTTGTTTGTGAGAGAGAAGGAAAACGTCCATTATTGACAGGAGATTCAATTATTCAGCTAAGGGACGGTGTGGGACATCTGGGTGATATCAGCTTCACTGACAATTCAAGCTGGATAAAGAGCAGGACCTTCAGGTTGGGACTGAAATTGATTAACCGTTCTGGTGAACTGAGGGTCAGAGAAGGAGTTAGCAAGCCCTTTACTGTGAAAGATCATCGTGGGGAGG CTTACAAGAAGCATTACCCTCCCGCTTTGGGCGATGAAATATGGCGGTTGGAAAAGATTGGAAAAGATGGCGCATCTCACAAACGGTTGAGTCAGAAAGGAATATCCTGTGTGAAAGACTTCCTACGGCTGTATGTCATGGATCCATCTCTATTACGCGAG ATGCTAGCTTGTGGGACGTCCACATGGGAGAAAATAACTGAACATGCGAACACTTGTGTGTTAGACAACAGTGAGTGGTACATATACAATGATGGAGAAAGTATTATACTTCTGTTCAACTGCATCTACGAGCTTGTAGGAGCAATTCTTGATGGACAAAATTGCCTGTCCTTGGACAAACTAGATGCATTTCAGAAG CGGATGGTAGAAGACTTTAAGCGTCGTGCTTACAAAAATTTGAATCATCTCATTCTCCTTGAAGACCCCTCTCTGATAGGCCAAGCAGTCCTAGCATCAAATCTGCAAATTGGCTTTTCTCATATTCCTATTTCAAGCCAGCAGATTATGAACTACCCAGTTGAACAAG ATCAAGTGGAGTTACAGAGCAACTCTGATCATACCACAATTTCACCATCACTATACACAGCGCAACAAGATAGTCCAACTGCAGTTTCCATGCCTGAAAGCTTTCATGGAATGCAAGCATTTAATTCGACCTTGGCAAGCAGTTTCTTGATCAGTGATCCCTGCTGCAGTATCTACCCTGGTGACTACGACTGGGGTTCCAGTGGTTCAATTGAGTCACTGGGTATGACCGATTTTCTACCTCCCAACAACAATTATCAGCTTGGAACACCAGCATTGCCAGGGAACGGATTGTTCGCGAGTTCAAGCATTCAGCCAGTTTCTCCTGATTTAGGCTTTCACATTGCAAGACGTGGAAATCCCAGAGCAATATGGTGCACAATCCGTGCTGTCCTGAAATGGAAAACATTGGTTAAGCGAAAATGTTTGAAGATGGAAAGGCTTTTGCATGTAGATATCTGA